From one Triticum urartu cultivar G1812 chromosome 3, Tu2.1, whole genome shotgun sequence genomic stretch:
- the LOC125544796 gene encoding uncharacterized protein LOC125544796 isoform X2, translating to MPISSATSQDMDDYLKGCRFLPKLNNKILGERNAPYKERLSSLENLVLIRVQDSDRVLQDNEMLKQQTESMTPKCNCGRLSLSFLFIFLIIE from the exons ATGCCCATCAGTTCAGCAACATCACAG GATATGGATGACTATCTGAAGGGATGCAGGTTTCTTCCCAAACTTAACAACAAGATACTAGGTGAAAGAAATGCTCCCTACAAGGAAAGGTTGAGCAGCCTAGAGAATTTAGTACTGATCAGA GTACAAGATAGCGACAGAGTGCTGCAGGATAATGAGATGTTGAAGCAGCAGACTGAATCCATGACACCGAAGTGCAATTGCGGCAGATTATCTCTAtcttttcttttcatttttcttattattgaGTGA
- the LOC125544796 gene encoding uncharacterized protein LOC125544796 isoform X1, with protein sequence MPISSATSQLVCHALDKKVKSRVHFKDMDDYLKGCRFLPKLNNKILGERNAPYKERLSSLENLVLIRVQDSDRVLQDNEMLKQQTESMTPKCNCGRLSLSFLFIFLIIE encoded by the exons ATGCCCATCAGTTCAGCAACATCACAG TTAGTGTGCCACGCGCTGGACAAGAAGGTCAAGAGCAGGGTCCACTTCAAG GATATGGATGACTATCTGAAGGGATGCAGGTTTCTTCCCAAACTTAACAACAAGATACTAGGTGAAAGAAATGCTCCCTACAAGGAAAGGTTGAGCAGCCTAGAGAATTTAGTACTGATCAGA GTACAAGATAGCGACAGAGTGCTGCAGGATAATGAGATGTTGAAGCAGCAGACTGAATCCATGACACCGAAGTGCAATTGCGGCAGATTATCTCTAtcttttcttttcatttttcttattattgaGTGA